The Periplaneta americana isolate PAMFEO1 chromosome 9, P.americana_PAMFEO1_priV1, whole genome shotgun sequence genome contains a region encoding:
- the LOC138705719 gene encoding uncharacterized protein, which produces MEFEHSFVYIFVVLNGLQGVFIFLFRCVLSEQVRSSMVSWVKQEGLAGLFFGIAHRRFSHRCDRSRNLSVTAASPSEDGDKQQLWYALSHHEAVNTTTSCDLIDGTVNGEATDENSSGCRQESDDNTSTKSSTAPEDSKWRNDGTCWSLVSVCRQVPVTRYPTIEEESDPDC; this is translated from the exons GGCGTGTTCATCTTCCTCTTTCGCTGCGTCCTAAGCGAGCAGGTTCGCAGTTCGATGGTGTCGTGGGTGAAACAGGAAGGCCTGGCCGGGCTCTTCTTCGGTATAGCT CACCGGCGCTTCTCGCATCGCTGCGACAGGAGCCGCAACCTGAGCGTCACGGCAGCGAGTCCGAGCGAGGACGGCGACAAGCAGCAGCTGTGGTACGCCCTGTCACACCACGAGGCTGTCAACACTACCACCAGCTGCGACCTGATCGACG GGACGGTGAATGGAGAAGCGACTGACGAGAACAGCAGTGGCTGCCGGCAAGAGTCTGATGATAATACGTCCACGAAAAGCAGCACAGCGCCGGAGGACTCTAAATGGCGAAATGACGGCACCTGCTGGTCGCTGGTTAGCGTCTGTAGGCAAGTGCCAGTCACGAGATACCCAACCATCGAGGAAGAATCAGATCCAGACTGCTAG